The region atcccctatacttgtgggttatcaataggtTGTACAATTTGGACTTCAAATTCTTGAACACAATGATGAGTTACGAGGCACTCAGGTATCTTCTGCAATGGACAAAGAAGGTAGAAATTAAAGTGATGAATTAGCCATCAAAATGTTGATATCTTAAGGAGACAATACTGATACAAAAAATGCACACTTTCTACTGATTCGCAGCTGATGCTCCCAGTTCCGATGATGGGTAGCTGGTCGCTATATGTTTTGGATGTCGAAGAAAGGGCATTGTTAGTCATGGACCCATGCGAGACTTCAGAGCCGATACAAGAGATGCAGTACAGGCATGAAGACAATGCAAACTTCATCCTAGCAGGACTTCATCGGTGCATACACAAGAACATCCCTGGGTGGCATGTGCCGGCTAAGGGCTTGAGAATCAATTACAATGTGGGCATGCATGATAGCTGCAAGATGTATGTTCACAAACTACTTGCTCGGAAGACAAAAAAATACTACCTACTGTGCGAAGGTTGGAAACCTGTGGCTAATCTGCAGACACTAATGAAAAATGCAGGGAGGATAGTTGGCTGCACATTGTGAACTACTTCAGTGAGTACACCAGGCTATATCTTCAGACACAACTAACTCCTGTAAGCAACCTCGTCTGAACACATAAACGTAAATCTTAGTTTCAACGATGGAATATTTGCTCGATCAGCTGCACTAAAACTGAACACTAATTCTTGCAGGCGCAGCTGACCTATATGCGCCATCAATTGCATATGAGGTTATGTCCATGAGGGGGAACATGGGTGAGCTGCCAGATTTCATGGTCGAGGAGGTGCTGCCATTCTAAGGTGGCATGAGAGGGGGCAGATCATTTTGGGCGGAAATCATGCAAGCCAGTCATAAGAATGTTCGGTTGCACAAACTTGCGAGGAGGTGGATCTGGGGATGTTAGTTGCCATCCCGCACATATGTGGTGTGGTAATGGTTCCCATATTTTGCTATCAATATAAAACTGAAGCCGAAACGTGAAGCAATTTAGCTTGCACCCCATGCACTTGGTGTGCAAGTGATTGTGGATCATCGTCGCTGCCATCTATTATTTAGTGAGCGAGTGATAGCAAAATAGGCATGAAGTCCTATTGATTATGTAATGTTCAGACATGTAGAACCGTCTCTTATGAGAGACCTATTGGAACTAGCTAATATTGTCAACTAGCTAAGTTTGATTTCGCAGTGCCGCCTACGATATTTGTCTTGATTTGGTATCAGGTTCCAGTGTTTGGTACAGGATATATGAGTGCGTTTCGCCTGTAGATCATGTTCCATTTGCAAAAGCAATGGCTTTCACACAACATTAGATGGGGGATTGGCTTGGTGGAAGGAGATGCATATGTTGCCAAACTCACTAGATTCGATCCTCTGGTATAAGGACGAAGATGAGTAGTGCTGGAGAAGATAGGGGTCAGCCAACCGTCCCACCATAAATGAGCTAGATGGCTCGGTATGACCAGAAACGATGACTAATCGGTACAGACCGTCAACGCCCTTATGATCCGTGAGGTCGATAACTGACGGTGTTATCTGAAGAGTGGGCCACACCCTGTTTCTAGGAGTAATATCCAGCAGCATATACCTGCTCCTATACGCGTTGCAGCATAGATCACGACATGCATAAGTGGCGCAGATTCCGGGATCCCGTGAGCTCAGGCTCACATAAGCACTTTCCATGGAATGGAACCCTTGTTGTGATCTCATCAAAGGTTATTATTTTAGGATCCATGCGGAAGGCTATTTTAAACACACATGTAAATTGCACACCTTTGTATGGTAACTACATGGGCTAGTAGGTCCATTGTGATTATATGATAGCATGACCCTCATTGGACTTTGCTATCACTGTGTTTTCACATGCATTAGAGTCGAACTTTTTTTTCcgagaaactttcaatctattcatcttcaatcatgggagTAAAAATAACAacagaggtaataaaaattacaatcaTGTCCacggaccacctagcgacgactacaaacactggagcgagccgaaggcgcgccgccgccatcgcccctccctcactggagcagggcaaaccttgttgtagtagacagtcgggaagtcgtcgtgctaaggccccataggaccagcacaccagagtagcaaccatcgccgatgaagaaagtcgtagatcagaaggatcaaaCCTATAAACACCTAAACGAAGACGAACGGAGATCGGATCCAAATAGATCCACCGAAGACTAGCAACGACCGAATCCTGAAAGATCCGACAGAGACAAACCTCAACACGTCCTCCGACGATGCTAGACATGCCATCGGGACGGGGATAGAACGTGGGAGACATTATTACTACTAAGGGACATTGCCGCTGCCACACAGCCCCAACCAAGACGCTTACTCTTAACAAGAACAAGAACGGGGTCCCTCNNNNNNNNNNNNNNNNNNNNNNNNNNNNNNNNNNNNNNNNNNNNNNNNNNNNNNNNNNNNNNNNNNNNNNNNNNNNNNNNNNNNNNNNNNNNNNNNNNNNNNNNNNNNNNNNNNNNNNNNNNNNNNNNNNNNNNNNNNNNNNNNNNNNNNNNNNNNNNNNNNNNNNNNNNNNNNNNNNNNNNNNNNNNNNNNNNNNNNNNNNNNNNNNNNNNNNNNNNNNNNNNNNNNNNNNNNNNNNNNNNNNNNNNNNNNNNNNNNNNNNNNNNNNNNGGAGATCCTCCGCACCTCCATGGCCTAGAGGCCATTGAAGATGGTATGGGTCGGCGGTGGCACCGACGGAAGGAGAAGAGCATTGGGGTCGAACTGCATTGCATGCAAGCTTGATGTGGCGACTGCTCATTTTCACATGCAACATGAACTTTGCAACCAATTTGTTTCACACTCAAGATTAATTACCATCACATGAGAAACATTAAAGATAACATGTTTATTTCATTACGTTTCAAATGCGGTACACGGTGAGACTAGCAAAATACTAATGACACGATTGAAGCTAACATTGCGTACATTGAAAGGCTAACTTCTAATTAATCCTCTGATCAAGCTTAATTATTATTTTTGACTTAATTTATGTAATGTGTAGCTTTTGTTTCACACAGACCAAGGGAAAAAACTGAGAAATTTTATGGTAAAAGCGTTAGTAATCCATGAAGTGCACAAGGTTGAACTAATAAAAAATATGCTAGTCTGCTTTTGCAGCAAGCTAACCTATGTGATGGAGGGTTAGCTGGCCCTTTAACCAAACAATCGGCTGAGTATGTGCCTGTGCGCATTTCTCATGGAATACTTGATATGATCCCGTCTAAGGAAATATCACAATAATAGTACGCttgccatctctagccgatcccctATATCCTATATGTACTCAAATGCTCCATCAAACCCCTATATTAAACTCCCTAAAAAATTCTTTGATTATTAGCTATCTTAGATGCCACATGTTGTAGATCCAACATCTTTGATTATTCTACTATACGCCCATCGTTGAAGAAGGAGGGAGTGGGGGATGGTTAGAAGTTGGATCCTATCGTGGCTCAGTGGATGCGGGTTGGGGCGGTCTACTGTTGGGTCGTGCGTGAGGGCCAAGAAGTTGGTGGCTGAGGAGGTCGGGGGTCGTGCATGCAGGCCAAGAAGGTAGTGGCCTCCGTACATtcgacgaagaaagatgaggaagtCATGgccaaatattattgcctctagggcatttccAACACATGCGTGATTCCGCCGCCGGAAACCTGCGGTGGCGCCCACCTGCATGATTCTGCCGCCAAGGAACCTCCGATTCCTTTGCCCACCTCTGTCGCCGACCACCTGAGTTGTAGaatcactgagggagtcccggattaaggggtcctcggacagccggactattgatgtgggccggactgttgggctatgaagatacaagacagaagactttgtcccgcttttggatgggactctccttggcgtggaaggcaagcttggagatcggatatgaagattcctttctctgtaaccgactttgtacaaccctagtcccctccggtgtctatataaaccagagggctt is a window of Triticum dicoccoides isolate Atlit2015 ecotype Zavitan chromosome 2B, WEW_v2.0, whole genome shotgun sequence DNA encoding:
- the LOC119368202 gene encoding uncharacterized protein LOC119368202, encoding MQRLYNLDFKFLNTMMSYEALRYLLQWTKKLMLPVPMMGSWSLYVLDVEERALLVMDPCETSEPIQEMQYRHEDNANFILAGLHRCIHKNIPGWHVPAKGLRINYNVGMHDSCKMEDSWLHIVNYFSEYTRLYLQTQLTPAQLTYMRHQLHMRLCP